A window of Aquitalea denitrificans contains these coding sequences:
- a CDS encoding antibiotic biosynthesis monooxygenase: MTPSTPLTLLISRRINPARHADFHLWIRRGEALASQAHGFLGSGLLQPPAGDDNWQILFRFVDQASLEHWAASPERQAWLAEGAGLIQHSHVHCAAGLDNWFGLKTPPRWKQAVMIWLVFFPVSLCFSLLLGDTLATLPVVLRVLCSTLLLTPVMVFLFIPLSSRLLRNWLQASPSRSGQLHGEP, encoded by the coding sequence ATGACACCCAGCACCCCGCTTACCTTGCTGATAAGCAGACGCATCAACCCGGCACGCCATGCCGACTTTCACTTGTGGATACGCCGCGGTGAGGCTCTTGCCAGTCAGGCCCACGGATTTCTGGGCTCCGGTCTGCTACAGCCGCCTGCCGGCGATGACAACTGGCAAATCCTGTTCCGCTTTGTCGACCAGGCCAGCCTGGAGCATTGGGCAGCCAGCCCAGAACGTCAGGCCTGGCTAGCCGAAGGTGCCGGACTGATCCAGCACAGCCATGTGCATTGCGCCGCTGGGCTGGATAACTGGTTTGGCCTGAAAACACCGCCGCGCTGGAAGCAGGCCGTGATGATCTGGCTGGTGTTTTTCCCGGTATCCCTGTGCTTCAGTCTGCTGCTGGGTGATACGCTGGCCACCCTGCCGGTGGTATTGCGCGTGCTGTGCAGCACCCTGCTGCTGACGCCGGTCATGGTATTCCTGTTCATCCCGCTCAGCAGTCGGCTATTGCGTAACTGGCTGCAAGCTAGCCCCTCCCGCTCCGGCCAGTTGCACGGCGAACCCTGA
- a CDS encoding heavy metal translocating P-type ATPase encodes MQHSHQHAQTKPAPTGPAYRKKTHAHETGTACCSTAMPDAAQAPAAAETRDGLQHTPIRILQMDCPTEEALIRKQLSSLPGVEALEFRLMQRLLTVTHQPAVLPAILAAISSLGFTPETADKQTQPASATKPTSAWWPLVLAGSAALAAEIAGWLQAPAWLAASLALAAILGSGISTYKKGWIALRHFTLNINALMSIAVTGALLLQQWPEAAMVMVLFTLAERIEARSLDRARHAIDSLLQLSPPQATVLQADGSWQATALADIRIGSIARVAPGERIALDGEVIRGHSSVNQSAMTGESMPVEKQPGDSVFAGTLNESGSFEYRVDALAGDTMLARITHAVEQAQDAKAPTQRFVDRFARIYTPVVFLLALGVAVLPPLLGAGNWQDWIYKALVLLVIACPCALVISTPVTVVSGLAAAARRGILIKGGIWLEQGRRLRWLALDKTGTITHGKPEQTGWQLLVPGDAANVRSLAASLASHSDHPASRAVARAAAQDKITLQQVSNFAALPGLGVRGDISGHTLWLGNYRLAQQQGLGSASLQALLEQQQMRGNSVVLLLDQDQVLALFAVADTVRPDSRAAIAALQQLGIRTIMLSGDNQHTVSAMAASVGMDQARGELLPQDKADVLASLAGEGLVGMVGDGINDAPALAQADIGFAMGAMGSDTAIETADVALMEDNLARLPDFVRLSRATHAILVQNIALALGIKAIFLLLTLLGMGSMWMAVFADVGASLLVVGNGLRLLRK; translated from the coding sequence ATGCAGCACTCGCACCAGCATGCTCAGACCAAGCCAGCGCCAACCGGTCCGGCTTATCGCAAGAAAACGCACGCGCATGAAACCGGAACCGCCTGCTGCAGCACGGCTATGCCGGATGCGGCGCAGGCTCCTGCTGCCGCTGAAACCAGAGATGGCTTGCAGCATACGCCTATCCGCATCTTGCAGATGGACTGCCCCACAGAGGAAGCGCTGATCCGCAAGCAGCTATCCAGCCTGCCCGGCGTGGAGGCGCTGGAATTCCGCCTGATGCAGCGCCTGCTTACCGTAACGCACCAGCCCGCCGTCCTGCCCGCTATTCTTGCTGCCATCAGCAGCCTGGGCTTCACCCCGGAAACAGCCGATAAGCAAACGCAGCCTGCCTCGGCAACCAAACCGACTAGTGCGTGGTGGCCGCTGGTACTGGCCGGCAGCGCAGCACTGGCAGCTGAAATTGCCGGCTGGCTGCAGGCTCCGGCATGGCTGGCAGCATCGCTGGCACTGGCAGCCATTCTGGGCAGCGGTATCAGCACTTATAAAAAAGGCTGGATTGCCCTGCGCCATTTCACCCTCAACATCAATGCGCTGATGAGCATCGCCGTCACTGGCGCGCTGCTGCTGCAGCAATGGCCGGAAGCCGCCATGGTGATGGTGCTGTTTACCCTGGCAGAACGCATAGAGGCTCGCTCACTGGACCGTGCCCGTCATGCCATCGACAGCCTGCTGCAACTGAGCCCACCCCAGGCCACCGTATTGCAGGCAGATGGCAGTTGGCAGGCCACCGCGCTGGCAGACATCCGCATTGGCAGCATTGCCCGGGTGGCACCAGGCGAGCGCATTGCGCTGGATGGTGAAGTCATCCGTGGCCACTCCAGCGTCAACCAGTCCGCCATGACCGGCGAAAGCATGCCGGTGGAGAAGCAGCCTGGGGACAGCGTGTTTGCCGGAACGCTGAATGAAAGCGGCTCTTTCGAATACCGGGTGGACGCACTGGCGGGTGACACCATGCTGGCCCGCATCACCCATGCCGTGGAACAGGCACAGGATGCCAAGGCACCGACCCAGCGCTTTGTCGACCGTTTTGCCCGCATCTATACGCCGGTGGTGTTCCTGCTGGCACTGGGGGTGGCAGTGCTGCCACCCCTGCTGGGGGCCGGCAACTGGCAGGACTGGATCTACAAGGCCCTGGTGCTGCTGGTGATTGCCTGCCCCTGCGCGCTGGTGATTTCCACCCCGGTTACCGTGGTCAGCGGCCTGGCTGCCGCGGCCCGGCGCGGCATTCTGATCAAGGGGGGCATCTGGCTGGAGCAAGGTCGGCGTCTGCGCTGGCTGGCGCTGGACAAAACCGGCACCATCACGCACGGCAAACCGGAACAAACCGGCTGGCAGCTTTTGGTGCCGGGTGATGCCGCCAATGTCCGCAGCCTGGCTGCCAGCCTGGCCAGCCACTCCGACCACCCTGCATCACGGGCAGTAGCGCGCGCCGCCGCACAAGACAAGATCACCCTGCAACAGGTCAGCAATTTTGCTGCTCTGCCCGGCCTGGGCGTTCGCGGGGACATTAGCGGCCACACCCTGTGGCTGGGCAATTACCGCTTGGCACAGCAGCAGGGACTTGGCTCCGCTAGCCTGCAAGCCCTGCTGGAACAACAGCAAATGCGCGGCAACAGCGTGGTGCTGCTGCTGGACCAGGACCAGGTGCTGGCCCTGTTTGCAGTTGCCGACACCGTGCGCCCGGATAGCCGTGCCGCCATTGCCGCCCTGCAGCAGCTTGGCATTCGCACCATCATGCTCAGCGGCGATAACCAGCATACCGTCAGCGCCATGGCCGCCAGCGTGGGCATGGACCAGGCTCGTGGCGAGCTGCTGCCGCAGGACAAGGCCGATGTCCTGGCCAGCCTGGCCGGTGAAGGCCTGGTCGGCATGGTGGGGGACGGCATCAACGATGCGCCGGCGCTGGCGCAGGCGGATATCGGCTTTGCCATGGGGGCCATGGGCTCGGACACCGCCATCGAGACAGCGGATGTCGCGCTGATGGAAGACAATCTGGCCCGGCTGCCCGATTTTGTTCGCCTGTCACGTGCCACGCACGCCATTCTGGTGCAGAACATTGCCCTGGCACTGGGCATCAAGGCCATCTTCCTGCTGCTGACTCTGCTGGGCATGGGCAGCATGTGGATGGCAGTATTTGCCGATGTCGGTGCCAGCCTGCTGGTGGTGGGCAACGGCCTGCGGCTGCTGCGCAAATAA
- the cadR gene encoding Cd(II)/Pb(II)-responsive transcriptional regulator, with product MKIGDLAQQAGCTTETVRFYEKAGLLPAADREANNYRSYGSRHLERLRFVRNCRALDMTHEEIHQLLELMAAPAADCGGVNHLLDDHIHHVDARIAELLQLKQQLDALRQRCQREQAVDACGILQGLVEMETVSRPERHTHLG from the coding sequence ATGAAAATTGGTGATCTGGCCCAGCAGGCAGGCTGCACCACGGAAACTGTCCGCTTTTATGAAAAGGCAGGTTTGCTGCCGGCGGCAGACCGTGAGGCCAATAATTATCGCAGTTATGGTAGTCGGCATCTGGAGCGGCTGCGTTTTGTGCGCAATTGCCGGGCACTGGATATGACGCATGAGGAAATCCACCAGTTGCTGGAGCTGATGGCGGCTCCGGCAGCGGACTGTGGTGGGGTGAATCACTTGCTGGACGATCACATTCACCATGTCGATGCGCGCATTGCGGAGTTATTACAGCTCAAGCAGCAACTGGACGCGCTGCGTCAGCGCTGTCAACGCGAGCAGGCGGTGGATGCCTGCGGCATCCTGCAGGGCTTGGTAGAAATGGAGACGGTGTCCAGGCCGGAGCGTCACACCCATCTTGGTTGA
- a CDS encoding methyl-accepting chemotaxis protein, protein MNISQRLALTLGIALLALLGIGGFGLYEQQQANTRFEYLNANTFPSITALDEMQEALTLMRTGTYRHVIAQDDAQKQKDQQAISTQDKRFDDAVARYQKDLIGSEEDRKLLEQDRKLMQDYRISRDALLQLSRQHKTQEAEQAIFNGPMRSTSAALSKNLADHMQFNYHLAATLSDDNSRAYKQAISMSIAIIAACLLVCAILGGRLFSHIKSSLLGIRDVMLNVRQSLDFRLRVKVERKDEVGETAEAFNALLQQLQSSFQDIRRSVETVDQAIEGMAANTTQIARSSEVQSEAASAMAAAIEEMTVSINHVSDRATEASNQTSTAGSMATQGGQVIMATVAGITQVSASVQDAASHIRQLKQDSQTIATVMGIIKDIAEQTNLLALNAAIEAARAGEMGRGFAVVADEVRKLAERTAKSTTEISSVISKMQQGTENAVSSMEQVVERANREADGAREANTAIDQIQSNTHQAMGLVHDISSSIAEQTSTSTTIAQRVEQIAQMAEENSSAAGSSADAARDLHQQARMILHTVAQYQV, encoded by the coding sequence ATGAACATTTCTCAAAGGCTGGCACTGACGCTGGGCATTGCCTTGCTGGCGCTGCTGGGAATCGGCGGCTTCGGCCTGTATGAACAGCAACAGGCAAATACCCGTTTCGAGTATCTGAACGCAAATACTTTCCCCAGCATTACGGCACTGGACGAAATGCAGGAAGCACTTACTCTGATGCGCACTGGCACCTACCGCCATGTGATTGCCCAGGATGATGCACAGAAGCAAAAAGACCAGCAGGCCATCAGCACCCAGGACAAGCGGTTTGACGATGCGGTGGCGCGTTATCAGAAAGACCTGATCGGCAGTGAGGAAGACCGCAAACTGCTGGAGCAGGACCGCAAGCTGATGCAGGACTACCGCATCTCCCGTGATGCCTTGCTCCAGCTATCCCGCCAGCACAAGACGCAAGAGGCGGAACAGGCCATTTTCAACGGACCGATGCGCAGCACTAGCGCGGCACTCAGCAAGAACCTGGCCGATCACATGCAGTTCAACTACCATCTCGCCGCCACGCTGTCCGACGACAACTCCAGGGCCTACAAGCAAGCCATCTCCATGTCCATTGCCATTATCGCGGCCTGCCTGCTGGTATGCGCCATTCTGGGCGGACGCCTGTTCAGCCACATCAAAAGCAGCCTGCTGGGAATACGTGACGTGATGCTGAATGTGCGCCAGTCACTGGACTTCCGTCTGCGGGTCAAAGTGGAACGCAAGGATGAAGTGGGCGAAACAGCCGAGGCATTCAATGCCCTGCTGCAACAACTGCAAAGTAGCTTCCAGGACATACGCCGCAGCGTGGAAACCGTGGATCAAGCCATAGAAGGCATGGCGGCCAACACCACCCAGATCGCCCGCAGCTCCGAAGTACAAAGCGAGGCAGCCTCCGCCATGGCAGCCGCCATAGAGGAAATGACCGTCAGCATCAACCACGTTTCCGACCGTGCAACCGAAGCCAGCAACCAGACCAGCACCGCCGGCAGCATGGCCACCCAGGGGGGTCAGGTCATCATGGCTACGGTCGCCGGCATCACCCAGGTTTCCGCCTCGGTGCAGGATGCGGCCAGCCATATCCGCCAACTGAAACAGGATAGTCAGACCATTGCCACGGTGATGGGGATCATCAAGGACATTGCTGAGCAAACCAATCTACTGGCGCTCAATGCGGCCATCGAAGCTGCCCGTGCCGGTGAAATGGGCCGCGGTTTTGCCGTAGTGGCTGACGAGGTACGCAAGCTGGCGGAGCGTACAGCCAAGTCCACCACCGAAATTTCCAGCGTCATCAGCAAGATGCAGCAGGGTACGGAAAATGCTGTCAGCAGCATGGAGCAAGTAGTGGAACGCGCAAACCGGGAAGCCGACGGAGCACGCGAGGCCAACACCGCTATCGACCAGATCCAGTCGAACACCCATCAGGCAATGGGGCTGGTGCATGACATTTCCAGCAGCATAGCCGAACAGACCAGTACCAGTACCACCATTGCCCAGCGTGTAGAGCAGATTGCCCAGATGGCGGAAGAGAACTCATCCGCCGCAGGCAGCTCAGCTGATGCCGCCCGCGACCTGCATCAGCAAGCCAGAATGATATTGCACACCGTGGCGCAGTATCAGGTATGA
- a CDS encoding FIST signal transduction protein encodes MSPPWHSLLETTQLEAQLQAWQTANPNQQLLALLAESDSDKLQQLQTSCLHLGIALAGGIFPRLLGEQGFLTGGAWLLPHAAACQPALLRINPEYGAADAARHMAQRVEQMLQHWPAKQGKPTLFMIFDGMLPDIASILDELYLQLADQVFYGGVNAGSESFQPIDCLFDQYQTLGHGVLCLLLPGSTNPVLNHGYPMPAQCMTATATASNRIFQIDWKPAFTAYQDIVKQQFGAELTRDNFYSFGVHFPLGIMLANQQVLIRIPVALEDDGSVFCVGEVPENAMLIMLQAPQSPGTQCVDNLLGTLRQRHGDISNQPLLTFYCAGRNMHFGPAALAEIRLLQANSQALPLLGALTLGEIGSLQEWGYPLFHNASIICSLWKQS; translated from the coding sequence ATGTCCCCACCCTGGCACAGTCTGCTGGAAACAACACAACTGGAAGCGCAACTGCAGGCATGGCAAACAGCCAACCCCAATCAGCAGCTGCTCGCCCTGCTGGCCGAATCCGACAGTGACAAGCTGCAACAACTGCAAACCAGTTGCCTGCACCTGGGCATAGCGCTGGCTGGCGGCATTTTCCCCAGACTGTTGGGCGAGCAGGGATTCCTGACCGGCGGGGCCTGGCTGCTGCCACATGCCGCAGCTTGCCAGCCGGCCCTGTTGCGCATCAATCCCGAATACGGCGCAGCCGATGCCGCCCGACACATGGCGCAGCGCGTGGAGCAGATGCTGCAGCACTGGCCAGCCAAACAAGGCAAGCCGACGCTGTTCATGATTTTTGACGGCATGCTGCCAGACATAGCCTCCATTCTGGACGAGCTCTACCTGCAACTGGCCGATCAGGTATTTTATGGCGGCGTCAATGCAGGCAGCGAAAGCTTCCAGCCCATAGACTGCCTGTTCGATCAATACCAGACCCTGGGTCATGGCGTACTGTGCCTGCTGCTTCCCGGAAGCACCAACCCGGTGCTCAATCATGGCTACCCCATGCCGGCACAGTGCATGACCGCCACGGCAACTGCCAGCAACCGCATTTTCCAGATCGACTGGAAACCCGCATTCACTGCCTATCAGGACATCGTAAAACAACAGTTTGGCGCGGAGCTGACGCGGGATAATTTCTACTCATTCGGCGTGCACTTTCCGCTGGGCATCATGCTGGCCAACCAGCAGGTGCTGATCCGCATTCCGGTGGCACTGGAAGATGACGGCTCGGTCTTCTGCGTGGGCGAAGTGCCGGAAAACGCCATGCTGATCATGCTGCAGGCACCGCAATCGCCTGGCACACAATGCGTAGACAACCTGCTCGGTACCTTGCGGCAACGCCATGGTGACATCAGCAATCAGCCGCTGCTTACCTTTTACTGCGCGGGCCGTAACATGCACTTTGGCCCGGCTGCCCTGGCGGAAATCCGCCTGCTGCAAGCCAACAGCCAGGCTCTACCCTTGCTTGGCGCACTGACGCTGGGCGAAATCGGTAGTCTGCAGGAGTGGGGCTACCCGCTGTTTCACAACGCCAGCATCATCTGCAGCCTGTGGAAGCAGTCATGA